The nucleotide window ATAGGAGCTGCTTATACTGACTGCTTAGTTCATGGTCTTCTCATCCCATACCCACCCACTTTAGGCTGAAGAGGACTGTTTTCAGGAGACAATACTGTTCCTTTTCCCTGactcctcctccacttcctcctTTGGTTTTTATTTATGTCTATAAAGGAGTTTGCAGcattttgaggataaaacaagAGATTTGACAAAAAAATATATGATAGCGGTTAGCTGTGATGATGAAACAGAGCTTTCATAATAAAAGGCGGGGCACAGAAGACAAAAGCAGAGTTTAGCTTCAACATTCTGGAGCTTAGTTCTGCCCCCCTACAAGGACTGGCTGCAGTTAGACCTTCCATATGGAGGCTCTGTCTACAGTCATCCTGCCATTTCTGCcatgtctgagccccacccaTGCCAATGTGGCACAATCCTTCTGTGCTGAAccactgtatcctgctgtaactcaatgtcattttaccagtgttataactatttctcttacaggcttccacaggtgtttatctaatggactgtaacagcttccagtgctTATGACCTTGTATTCTCAGCCTTTGCTACGTCTTGCTTCTTAGTGACTCACTttaatattacaaatatgtggaacgttctcacaccaagagagcgccaaaaccttgtttatgattgggaaggggggaaagagcagacttgaatgttaaaagagaagtctctctcacattatgtcattcctatcaacttctgctcttgctgctcagatgcttaccttgcttctgagtagtcctatggacatatatatggaaatgatctgatttctgaataaaaaccatttaaccaagaacctgtgtcttgctgcaatggtccagggatctatctgccatatcctgtcatccatagcctgacattttgataggaatgacatcatgacaTCCTTAtgctgtaactcaatgtcattttattggtaaaatgacattgagttacagcaggatacagtggTTCGGCACAGAAGGATCattcacattggcatggatggggctcagacatgccactTCCCCCTTTAAGTGGGTGCAAAGAAGATTTTTCTTTGCTCCAATTTAAAGAGGAAAGCCATGGGAAAGAGCATGACTGAGATATTGTATTCCACCTGAGGAAAAATCCCCATGTGGAATCATTCACCGTCTACTTTTGCAGTACTAGATGGACTTTGGTCTGATGCGGAAAGGTTGTTCTTATGTTAATCCAAAAATAGTTCTTGGGAACTTCCGTCCATAGCCCCTGATCCCAAGGATCATGCCTAGTGCTCTTCAGCTGTTGTCTCTCTTGTGAGATGATCCTCGGACAGAAGTCTTATCCCCTTCCCTGTCTAAACAGCAATAATTTGCCTGTTTGAATATTTCTTCATGTTGATTTTTTCCAAAGCAAAGTTTACAAGCAAACAATTTCTGTACAATATAACAAAAATATACACCTCCCCGCAACAGATGAAACATTGACAAACACTAAAAATGTCACCCATCATACATAACATTAGCAAGCGCAAAAATGATAAAACATAATATTCGTATATTTAGATGAAGCTTGTCCCTTAACATGTTCCTCAGATCTAGAGGTAAGTGAATGTTccagatttaatttttaaaaaatatttgttcaTACTCTTCTCACCGGTTTCAGTTTGGTAGTTTTTGCTGTATGGTTTTATGGATTTGTTTCTATTGTGCAGGCATATTGTATGTTTTGATATGTACAGTTAAAACTATATTTACACTACAGTGTACACAATTTGTTTGCACAATATACATATAATAATTGTTTATTGATGCACAAAACTGAACTTTTCTCATAAAATGTGTGCATTTTTCAATACATAAAACATGTAAATAgcacaaaaataaagaatcacaggttcagtttgcacaagggagaagcaaaatcaaactgTGGATTTTGGAGTCAAAAGAACAGAGTTGAGACTCTTGAAATCATCCCAGCTCAGAGCCAGTATGGTACATGAAGAACAATTTAGACAGCTAGTAAGGTGGAGTAGTTAGTGGCCCAGGCTAGAACCagagagacctgagttcaaacccCTGTCTACCATAAAATTCGATGGGTGACCCTGGACCAGTTACTCTCATTTACTGTGAGGAAAATATGAGGGAGGACAGAAACTTGTATGCACCCGAGCTCCTTCAAGGAAAGATGAGGTAAAAACACACTAGAAAGGGGGGTGGGTAACAGAAGCGAAGATGCCTAAAAGGGAAACACAACCCAATCCTCCATATTAGGAAGGAGTATGGAGTGAAAAGTTCCCTGTCTTCTGTGGGAGTCAGTGGGCAAAgctaattttttgttttgttttttggcccTTGCTTTGTTCAAACCACAGCTCCTTTGAAAAATGTAATGTACTATTGATAAATAGCTTAGTTTAATCCAATGAGCCATCTTTTGATCAAGGAAAAAGACgttccacttttaaaaaaatatattttaaataaaaaaatacctgGTAAAACTGGGCAAAACATAAAGGCAACCTGCATGCTTCTTCCAATGAGACAAATAACAGCGATGCCTTCGGGGTTAGGGCCTTTGAGGCCAAGAAAATGACGCCAGAGGCAAaacttattctgccctcccccctcaTGCAACAGTTCTCATCCACACAAAAGCCTCACACAGCTGCTAGTAACAAAGATAAAATATCCTGGAGATCTGATCACTGCTATTGTAGCCTTAGATCTCTTTGACTGGGATTAAACCAGGGATCCAGTGATTCTTATCTGCCAGTGATTGCCAAGTCCTGAGGTGACAGGGCATACATTAttgtcccccctctttttttgttcCTGCTCTCGCACCCATGCATGTCACAGAGCTTGGAGTGAGGGAGGCGAAGATGCTTATGTTTTAAGAAGCCCAGGGTATTTGCCCTACAGACTTGGAGAAGCGCCAAAGATAAAACACCAGTGTTGCCTGGAGCACCACATAAGCTGTATCTATCTCTGCCTAAGTACTATGAAGTTCCCTTCAGTCATAGCCCAGTCTGTTTAAGCAGCCATGATATTCTGGATACCCAACTGCTCCTTCAGGCGGTGTAACTGTGCCAATGTGATGTTGTTGCCGCCGCACACAATAACCACCAAAGAGTCTGGCTGGGGGCTAAGCTTGCCCTCTGCTTTAAGCCTTTGTGCTACCCCATTGTAGGCTGCTGTCAAGGCGGCCCCACATGCTGGTTCCACCAAGATCTTCTCGTCATCTGTAAGAGAAAGAGGACGGGGGAGGGGAAATGCAGCTAGTTATACCACTGCTTGATAGTGTCAGGGAGGAAAGAGGGATCAAGTTCTGCACTGTTTTATCCCTTTTTATCCACAGTCCACAAACTGTATGGGTCAGCTTGTGATCAAATACTGCTGAACACCCAAGTGCTAGAAATGTGTGCTAGCCCATCATGCTTCATGCATTTGCTGCAAGGAACAGTTTGGTAACATTGGTGCAGCTGTGTGTGAATGCAGAGCTGCTCTGTCTCCTGTCCAGTTCTTTTACCAGTCCCTTTGCTCACCCTGAGTGCAGAATATGTTGACAGATGCAGTTATTGCCACTGGgttggatggttttaaaaggggattagataaatTAATGAAGGGGAGGTCTTTCAACAGCTGTTAGTCTCAGAGTCTCcctcacaagacatcttacacggggacttACTTaaatgacttactttctgtgtggtcttatattcaagcgtactctgtctccttagcagtgcatgtgtatccacaatgggagaacaagtgtaagatctttcacttgagtgttcctgtgtgcctctctacacgagacatcttacacgaggaagctcaagtgtagggaaacacaatgttagccgggaaacatagtttaaaaaagatagaaccaaaggctctgtcaatttcacctctctacacagagctgacagagatcactcctcagagggtttgttaatttcatcttcacctcccagaagcctctgtcaatttcctttccctgtaacttaacagcctacaagccatagGTCAAGTAATTTATAAGTAATTTGTAACTCCAtggataaatatggctagatcacatgtacatttttttaGCTTGCTTgacagctctgtcaatttcacctcccattttggggaggggaagatgaaattaacaaaacgtCTGAGGAGCTTTCTTGGCCTGctgtgtagagagatgaaattgacagaccctttggctctgtctttttaaattaggtttccaggctaacattgcatctccctacatttgagcgtCCTCGTACATATCTTGTGTAGGGAGATTCATAGGAACCCATACAAAATACCCTGTACTTCAGAGCAAATGAGTGGGGGAAATGGTGGCTTTTCGGTCCTGCTTGCAGGATTCCCAGtggcagctggttggccattgtgggacttaggatgctggactagcgAGACTTTTGATATGATCCAACAAGAAGCTTCTTATGTTTTGCCTTGCAGTCAGTAAGCAGTGTAGAAGAGTAATTAAAGGTATCTGTGAAGGAATGAGACAGTGTTGGCTGTTGTATTGGGACATTTTACATCCATATGCAACGCCTTTGAATTTAAACCTAGCAACCTTGATGGTTCTAGTTCCTTTAAAGAGGAGTAGGATGGCTTCACTATTGCATGGTCTACTGCTGTTTATTGCTACCATCTCCATTATCCTTTGCCAAATTTTAAATTGACAAAGCAAGAATGCACATTCGGCATTTCTCAAGGGAAGTGATCTGAAATGTAAATTGCTTTATTAGGTCAGATCAAGGTCCACCCAGTCCAGGATTTACAAGACTTGGAGCAGCTAGCAGGCACTGAAATTGGCCTGTGGTCCATGTCCTCCCCTGCTCTAAAAGACCAAGAGAGTTTTGCAAGCAATGTCAATTGATTAGGGGTAAAATTTTAGCAGTTCATCAGTTGATGCATGCATTCCTGGGTCATGCAGTTTGGTAGGGTTTTACTCTCGGGTTCATAGCAGGTTATACTTCCAAAGTTTTGGAATCTACTACATATGAATTTATTTCTCCAATACTCTATGGCCTCTACAGTGTGTTTAAATCCAAATCAATATCAGAAAGGGATATAAGTAAGACTTTCCTTTGGCTATATGAGATAGGGTGAATATTTCTTGCTTCTATTATTACCACTagcatgaccagggctttttttcagggggaatgcaggggaaggtagttccggaacctcttgaaaatggtcacatggctggtgggcccgccccctgatctccagacagaggggagttgatattgccctccatgccgccgagcggcgtggagggcaatctcaactcccctctgtctggagatcagggggcgggcccaccagccatgtgaccattttctctgagggcaacccactgagttccaccacctcttttcccagaaaaaaagccctgagcatgacCAAACATATATTTAGTGCAAATGACAGCTGTACAACATACCCACAAACTTCTCAACAGCTACCACTGCCTCCTGGTCTGTGATGACCTCTGAAAAGACAGGGTACTCTTGAGCTAGTTTCAAAGTCTCTGCTCCCACAGTCTTCGCCCCAAGGGTTTTAGCAACGCTGGAttcataagaaaaaaaataaaattatccactgatcaccccCTTTTAAAACAAATCTGCTCAGGTCATCCACATGCTAGGTGGCAGTAACAAGTCCCACCTATTCATATAAAATTTGGTCTGTAGAGCGAGCAAGGAATCTGGCAAGCATGCATCCTTGTAGTCTCACTACTTAAATACACAAGTTTCCAGTCCTCATGAGCCAGTACCTGACAAAGCAGAGTGTGTGGGTGTGAGAGTGTGTATGTGGTTTTATTTGTTTGAAAGCTTTGTACCACACCTTTCCATATAAATGTCTGTGAGATACGTTATGACAAGAATAATTCTAAAAAAGAGAGAGCACACTTGAAAAAACAGACCAAGGTGTTTAAGCACTCTACAGAGCTCTTtgtccctctgctctgtccaTCTGAAGCAGGTTGAGCCATGTGAAGTATGCCATTATATCCAAATATTTAGCATATACAAATAGCAATTTCCTGATCTAGTTATCTATCACAAAGTATGCACAGACAAGACTGTAGTTTTGTATGTAGGAAAATGGAAATTAGCGAGATACAGAATGTGCTGAAAGTTAATAATGCCATATGAGCTTTCGGTACAGCTGTTTGACTATCTGAAAGAGGAAGATACCAACCGGCAACTACTCAGATATTGCTTACCAGGAGACACCTTTAAATTTACTAGGATACCTCCTGCAGAGAACATGAGGCTGTTGCAAAAATTAGTAGCCTGGGATTGAATTATTTCCCTAATCCCTTTAGCATTTAGTTCAATTGACCCCAGGCCAGGGGCGCACAGATTTTAGGTTGATCTTGATAGGCAGCCAATATTTGTGCCATCAACCATGTCTTCTCTCCTAAGCAACTGCAAGCCCAGAGTGCCTGGTGGGGCACCTCCCCTTCCACTCACATCCAGActcggaaggaaggaaagaaggaaaagttcGTTCCTGATGAGCTGATTAGGAAACTTGTGGACTCCTGTCTTGTGTCCTGATATCATTATGTTGTATCTCCTCTGGCCACACCCCACAATTGTTTCAAACGGGCATGGGTAGTGAAATGTTTAGTGTAAATGCTTTCAGAACACAAATAGACATTATGGGATGGGAAAAGTAGATTTGACATATGACTGTCGTTTTCAGCTGCAGTCCTGTGTTCTCTGTGCCATATCATTCTGCCTTGAGCGTTatgatggtttttttaaaaaatatggtaGGTATCAGAAAGCTACCTCTAAGCCCTTCAAAAATGAGTGGCTTTATAcgttataggcagggcttttttccagccagaacgcagtggaacggagttccggaacctcttgaaaatggtcacatggctggtggccctgtcccctgatctccagacagaggggagttgagattgccctctgcctggagatcagggagtggagccaccagccatgtgaccattttctccgagggcaacctcctgagttccaccgtctgttttcccagaaaaaaagccctggttttgggAAATGCTCCCAGTAGTCACAGATGGCTAAAAATGAGTTTGAGAAAAACTTTTAGAGAAATGGTGATGGTATCAAGTTGACAGTTATATTAGACAAAATTCAGGCCATAGCGATGATGTCCAGTGTATGAGTGAGACCAGAGTttagtggtaaagcatctgctgaCATGCAGCAGTCTcagattcaatccttggcatGGCCAGTGAAAATGATCAGGAAGTAGGAAATGTGGCAGATCTCTACTTGAAACCCTGAAGAGATgcagccagtcagagtagacaatacagacttTGATAGAACAACAACCTGActttgtataaggcagcttcctgcgtTTATGGGTCTTATGAGATCATTAAGTTAATATCAAtgagattttcttttaaaagccatTGTGAGAAAAGTTTACTATGCAAAGTTCTGCTTCTTTATGGGTAAAAAATTGCAGAATAGATTattctattcagggctttttttctgggaaaagaggtggtggaactcagtgatggaactcaggaccgcacaatgacgtcactttgggtaagctggaacaaggggggagttttttaaagtttaaattgccctcagcgaaaatggtcacatggctggtggtcccgcaccctgatctccagacagaggggagtttagattgccctctgcgccactgcacggagggcaatctaaactcccttctgtctggagatcaggaggcggagccaccagccatgtgaccattttcaagaggtgctggaactccgttccaccgcgttcctgctgaaaaaaagccctgattcaatTACTGATGCAATCTTTCaagaaaagggtttttaaaaaattgtgtatCAAAGAGGGGGCTGATCTTCCAAGCAGCACTACGGAGGCACCATTTGAGTTTTCTGAATGGCAGGGAGAATCCACATCAATGGTCTTAATGCCAGTTGTACACTGATGTGGTTTTCATCCCAGAGCTGAGCAATGCTTTGTAAATCTGCCACACAAACCTGTTTCTCACACTCACCTAGTAATTTCTAGGAGTGTCACCAGCTTCCCCGATGTTATGGCAGCATTCAGACTGTGGGCTCCCTTGGTCTCCAGAGCAATAATGGGCACATCGCCCCAGCCCACTGCACGGAGGCCCCGAATCACCCCACACAGCATCCCCCCTCCTCCTACCGAGAGAGCCAGAGCCCCAGGCTTGGAAGGCATCTGTTCCTTCAACTCTTTGACCAGAGACATGTGCCCTTCCCTGTAGGAAGAAGGGGAGGCCAGCAGGTCAGTATCAGAACCAAAGAGACAAGAGTAATGGGGGAAGAATGCTAGAACAAGGACATACACCAAATTCTTTAAATTACACATCAAGAGAACATTGCTAGGGAAAAAAGCACTGTTTCCTGGGTGTAGTATGTTGTATTAGCCGTGTTTGTAAAGATTTAAAATTGGCATTCAAGAGGGATATAAGAGTGTGCATTTGTTTCAAACGGTAAAATCCTGGAAAAATTGCAGTCCTTTTCTTGTTAACTAGgccaatgttaatttttttttttaaaaaatcttaattcAGGTTGGTGTGAGAGTTGTATAGTTATTTTTAAAGTGTCTCTTGCAAAAAAGGGCCCTCTTACTCTGCTTCACCTTACTTCATTCTTTTAGGTTACCTACCAGATGAGAGGGTCATCAAAGGGGGGCACATAGACCCATCCTGGGTTGTTCTTCGCAAGCTCCTTGGCTTGCTCGATGCTCTCATCCAACAtctggggagaagggaaaatgatTTATTTACTATTGTGTTTCTGCCTCCCCTTCTTTGCAGCACTGAACTCAAAGCGGCCACATAGGGCTCACAAGAGATCTCCCACTGAGGCACAGATATAGCCCAGCTTAAATTTAGCAAGGCTGCTACATCATATATCTCCCTGCCATACCCTGGAAACCATTTTATTAGATTCATATGCAGAGCAAGGCCATCTGAATTTTGCTGTGATCTCAGGAAAAGGAAACTACAAAATCAAAGCAGTAGAACCAAAAATGTATACACAATTTAAGTATCTAtccaaaatctttaacaatttttttaaacagcaaagTGCAAAATATAAGTCCTGCAATTCTCAATACCCAAGTAATACAATACAGTTAAAACAACCATCAATCAAGAACCAAATCATACATAGAGATAAATAACAATATACATATGCCAACTGGTAAAAGAACAAGAGCAATCAAAAGGATtgcaaggaaaagcagatctgGAGGTCTCTTTGGCACCCCCTTCCTTTCTAGATACCTACCTCTCCCACAATGCACACAGTGCTCCCCTCATCTTTCAGACGCTCTATGGTAAAGGCTGGTGTGGAAGTGGGCACAAGGATGGTAGCAGGGATGCCCAGCATTCTGGCAGCATAAGCAGCAGCAAGGCCAGCATTTCCTCCTGAAAGTAAGCCTGTTCAGCATTACATGACACTAGACCTCATGAAGACAGCTTCCCCTGCTCATCTTCTCCCTACTGACCATGCCTGTGAGAGAGATGGATGCACAACGAACCCCAGCATGATGCTGCATAAATGTACAAGAAGAGTTGGCGTGGATAAGCCACGGCTGGTTATGTCTCCCTCCCAGCCCTCAGCCCCAGAGCTCTAGGTATCCACAGTGAAGTCCCTTACCTGAGGAGCACACAAAGTGCTTGCAGCCTCgttcagcccactgcaaagacAAAAGAAGAGGAATGAGTTAGGAAGAGCTCCTCTGAACTCCGAGAAAGATTAGGTCTCAGCAGGCAGTTCAAGGCCAACTTGTAGAGTTcccagctctgggttaggaaa belongs to Eublepharis macularius isolate TG4126 chromosome 13, MPM_Emac_v1.0, whole genome shotgun sequence and includes:
- the LOC129341637 gene encoding L-serine dehydratase/L-threonine deaminase-like, which produces MMTTAQSLHVNTPLRESIPLSKVAGTKVYLKLDNAQPSGSFKIRGIGHFCKTWAERGCKHFVCSSGGNAGLAAAYAARMLGIPATILVPTSTPAFTIERLKDEGSTVCIVGEMLDESIEQAKELAKNNPGWVYVPPFDDPLIWEGHMSLVKELKEQMPSKPGALALSVGGGGMLCGVIRGLRAVGWGDVPIIALETKGAHSLNAAITSGKLVTLLEITSVAKTLGAKTVGAETLKLAQEYPVFSEVITDQEAVVAVEKFVDDEKILVEPACGAALTAAYNGVAQRLKAEGKLSPQPDSLVVIVCGGNNITLAQLHRLKEQLGIQNIMAA